Genomic segment of Lathyrus oleraceus cultivar Zhongwan6 unplaced genomic scaffold, CAAS_Psat_ZW6_1.0 chrUn0333, whole genome shotgun sequence:
ctaaacttacgtacaattcCTTATATATTGTTAGAATTgttttccctaaaaccctaaaccctaaaccctaaatatatatatataaggtttAAGATTTAAGAcctttttattttaatttttgtaattgaattgttgattttaaaaaaagataaaacattggtgcagttccaatgatatttttggtgctttttttcattcatagGGTGATATCTGTCTAAGACTTAACGTCACCTTCAcatcctctaccaaaacatgactgtgtcgtacatttatttttccagAAATGGGAGATTTACTCCACATGTTATaatcatgaatggaaaacagttccaacagcatataagcaattgtacgtaggtttagtcctttaaaaaaaatgctaatctaaaagatcgaatctcattctccgttttTTCTTCATTCTATGctttttttaacacattgtaaaattctactccctctatctcaaattataaatcattttctctaaacttacgtacaattccttatatatttttagaattgttttccctaaaaccctaaaccctaaaccctatatatatatatatatctatatatatatataaggttaaagatttaagacctttttattttaatttttgtaattgaattgtttattttaaaaaaagataaaacattggtgcagttccaatgatatttttgggtttttttttATTCATGAGGTGATATCTGTCTAAGACTTAACGTCACATTCAAATCttctaccaaaacatgactgtgtcgtacatttatttttacaaaaatgggagattaactccacataTTATAATCATAAATGGAAAAgagttctaacagcatataagcaattatacgtaagtttagtcctttaaaaaaatgctaatctaaatGATCGAATCTCATTCACCGTTTTTTCTTCATTCTATGctttttttaacacattgtaaaattctactccctctatctcaaattataaatcattttctctaaacttacgtacaattcCTTATATATTGTTAGAATTgttttccctaaaaccctaaaccctaaaccctaatatatatatatatatatataaggtttAAGATTTAAGAcctttttattttaatttttgtaattgaattgttgattttaaaaaaagataaaacattggtgcagttccaatgatatttttggtgtttttttTCATTCATAGGGTGATATCTGTCTAAGAATTAACGTCACcttcagatcctctaccaaaacatgactgtgtcgtacattaATTTTTCCAGAAATGGGAGATTTACTCCACATGTTATaatcatgaatggaaaacagttccaacagcatataagcaattgtacgtaggtttagtcctttaaaaaaatgctaatctaaaagatcgaatctcattctccgttttTTCTTCATTCTATGctttttttaacacattgtaaaattctactccctctatctcaaattataaatcattttctctaaacttaccTACAATTCCTTATATAttgttagaactgttttccctaaaaccctaaatatatatatatatatatatatatatatatatatatatatatatatatatatatatatatatatatatgtatatatatatatatatatatatatatgaggttaaagatttaagtcctttttattttaatttttgtaattgaattgtttattataaaaaaaggataaaacattGGTGCAGTTCCAATGATTTTTTGGGTGcttttttttcattcataaggtgatatctgtctaagacttaacgtcacattcagatccactaccaaaacatgactgtgtcgtacatttatttttccaaaaatgggagattaactccacatgttataatcatgaatggaaaacagttctaacaaCATATAAGgaattgtacgtaagtttagtcctttaaaaaaattctaatctaaaagatcgaatctcattctccgttttTTCTTCATTCTAAGctttttttaacacattgtaaaattctactccctctatctcaaattataaatcattcACTAGTGCAGAAAAAGATTTTACACCCGTTTTTTATACATATTACACCCGTTATGATAGGGTGTAAATTCAAAGGGTGAGATATGTATGAAgaatttacacccgttttaaaacgggtgtaaaaagagaatatattacaccctattttagatttaaaaaaagGGTGTAATTGGTAGATATATACATTAAATTTTAAGACATTTACACCCTATTTAAtataaaacgggtgtaaattgtCACCTATTACACCCTGTTTTAGATAAAAAAAAGGTGTAATTGGTAGATATATACATTGAATTTTAGGACATTTACACCCTATTTAAtataaaacgggtgtaaattgtCACCTACATACATTGAAGTTAAACGAATTTACACCCTATTATAATTCAAACGGGTGTAAAATGACAAATATTTACACCCTATTTTTGATATATCAAATGTAAAATATCTTATAATTACATTTAATTTTAACACATTTACACCCTATTTTGTGTATGAAGGGTGTAAAATatctcaatttttttaaaaatattttatttgaaatttcattaaaccaaatatttttatatattccTGGATATtcaataaaaaacaaaaataaccAAAACAAACATTTCTCTAATCTTTAGAATCTTGCACCAAGTCATACATCAACAAAAATTGTATTCATGTAAGAAAAAAATTCAACCACTTTGTTCATGTAACTTGTACCAATAAATCATTCATGGAAcaaaaatatatctatatataagTTTTTTTTAATCGCTTCTGTTTTGTCATTAAATCTTTCTTTTCCTGGTTCTCTTGCTCTTCAACCTTTTGCAAAAAGAATTGAGCCCAAAGTTGTCGGATGTGATCAATTGACTCTTTTTCATATGATGAGGTGTCTGTGAATATCTGCAAGTTCAAACATATAATAAATTAAACAACTACATGTTAAAACAATAATTTACATGTTTTTCATTAAATATATGTAATATAAAATACCTCATTGAATCTTTCAACAATACAAGCATCAATAATGTCAAACATATTTTCATGACATAATATCCACATGCCCATCCATTATCTTGTTGATGCCCCTGCATATAAACTCCTAGTTACATTAAAGCCACCAAAAACAACAACATCACAaacttttttcctttttcacaAAATTTGTACCAACACTAACTTTCTTCACTCGACATAGAAACACATACAATTTTAGTTGGTTCAGAGCATGTACAACTATAATTTTATCACCATAAGTGCAATTCAGTAATAAATATACTACATGTTTATAATGATAACTTACAAATATATCACTTGCAATTATAAAATCGGaattttctttttcaatttcgGCAGTTACcaaaaatagaaaagaaaattACTAGTAAAATGTTACCTTCAAGTACTTCAGCAGAAACAAACATGAGAAGACCTGAACAGATGTACTGCAGCTCAGAGTATGGAATGATTACATGAAAGGCCGAGACTATGCCAATTAAAACCATGATTTCTGATGCCAACAGAATTTGCCTACAAATAGATCAATAGAAAGCTGTTATATCTTTAGCTTCTTAAGGAT
This window contains:
- the LOC127113366 gene encoding SPX domain-containing membrane protein At4g22990-like; amino-acid sequence: MLKYVMEILLAESSVITTYYFKWSTGTVAIFLAGLGLTVLPINIIVGSYVSNWFDDRQILLASEIMVLIGIVSAFHVIIPYSELQYICSGLLMFVSAEVLEGNILLVIFFSIFGNCRN